One Mycolicibacterium sarraceniae genomic window carries:
- a CDS encoding polyamine ABC transporter substrate-binding protein, with protein MATEIDPRIIASLSSRRRFIGGGAAAAAALVLGPSFLAACGKSSNTSSSSSGPATPSDDGSPATGKLRISNWPLYMADGFVAAFQTATGLTVDYKEDFNDNEEWFAKNKEPLSRKQDIGADLVVPTQFLAARLNGLGWLNGISESRWTNKKNMRPDLLNAKADPGRKFSAPYMSGMVGLAYNRAATGRDITKIDDLWDPAFKGKISLLADTQDGLGMIMLSQGGSVEDPTSDAVNKAVGLIKQQKDAGQIRRFTGNDYADDLASGNVVIAQAYSGDVVQLQKDNPDLKFVVPTTGGTTFVDTMVIPYTTQNQKAAEAWINYVYDRPNYAKLIAHTQYVPVLSDMTDELNKIDPKLAANPLINPPKATLDNLKAWAALTDEQTAEFNKAYAEVTGG; from the coding sequence ATGGCCACAGAGATCGACCCTCGGATCATCGCTTCGCTGTCCTCCCGACGCCGCTTCATCGGTGGCGGTGCCGCTGCCGCGGCCGCGCTGGTCCTGGGACCGTCGTTCCTCGCCGCGTGTGGCAAGTCGTCGAACACTTCGAGCAGTTCCAGCGGACCCGCCACCCCGTCCGACGACGGCTCCCCCGCCACCGGGAAACTGCGCATCTCCAACTGGCCGCTGTACATGGCCGACGGTTTCGTGGCGGCATTCCAGACCGCGACCGGCCTGACAGTGGACTACAAAGAAGACTTCAACGACAACGAGGAGTGGTTCGCCAAGAACAAGGAGCCGTTGTCGCGTAAGCAGGACATCGGTGCCGACCTGGTGGTGCCCACCCAGTTCCTGGCGGCTCGGCTCAACGGGCTGGGATGGCTGAACGGGATCAGCGAAAGCCGTTGGACCAACAAGAAAAACATGCGGCCCGATCTGCTCAACGCCAAGGCCGACCCGGGGCGCAAGTTCAGCGCGCCCTACATGTCCGGAATGGTGGGCCTGGCCTACAACCGGGCAGCCACCGGCCGTGACATCACCAAGATCGACGACCTGTGGGATCCGGCCTTCAAGGGCAAGATCAGCCTGCTTGCCGACACCCAGGACGGCCTAGGGATGATCATGCTCTCGCAGGGCGGCTCGGTAGAGGATCCGACCAGCGACGCCGTCAACAAGGCAGTCGGGCTGATCAAGCAGCAGAAAGACGCCGGACAGATCCGCCGGTTCACCGGCAACGACTACGCCGACGACCTCGCCTCCGGGAATGTCGTTATCGCCCAAGCATATTCGGGCGACGTGGTGCAGCTGCAGAAGGACAACCCGGATCTGAAGTTCGTGGTGCCCACCACCGGTGGCACCACCTTCGTCGACACCATGGTGATCCCCTACACCACCCAGAACCAGAAGGCTGCCGAGGCGTGGATCAACTACGTCTACGACCGGCCCAACTACGCCAAGCTCATCGCGCACACGCAGTACGTGCCGGTGTTGTCGGATATGACCGACGAGCTCAACAAGATCGATCCGAAGTTGGCTGCAAACCCGCTGATCAACCCGCCGAAGGCCACCCTGGACAACCTGAAGGCCTGGGCTGCGCTGACCGACGAGCAGACCGCGGAGTTCAACAAGGCATACGCCGAAGTCACCGGCGGCTGA
- a CDS encoding ABC transporter permease has translation MAGVASSNRQRSKLAPYLMILPALAYLGVFYVVPFVSLFRTSLSEMGGSIYLPKLTFAWNFGNYGAALTGYREQILRSFGYALTATVLCALLAFPLAYVLAFKAGRFKNLLLGLVILPFFVTFLIRTLAWKTILADDGWVVHTLGTIGLLPSDGRLLSTSWAVIGGLTYNWIIFMILPLYVSLEKIDARLLEASRDLYATNRRMFGKVIMPLAMPGVLAGSMLVFIPSVGDFINADYLGSTQTRMIGNVIQKQFLVVKDYPVAAALSFVLMALILVGVLLYTKALGTEDLV, from the coding sequence ATGGCGGGAGTAGCCAGTAGTAACCGGCAGCGGAGCAAACTCGCTCCCTACCTGATGATCCTGCCCGCGCTCGCGTACCTCGGCGTCTTCTACGTCGTGCCGTTCGTGTCGCTGTTCCGGACATCGCTATCGGAAATGGGCGGGTCTATCTATCTGCCGAAGCTGACCTTCGCCTGGAACTTCGGCAATTACGGTGCGGCGCTGACCGGGTACCGCGAGCAGATCCTGCGTTCGTTCGGCTATGCGTTGACCGCCACTGTGTTGTGCGCGCTACTGGCTTTCCCCCTGGCGTACGTGCTCGCTTTCAAGGCAGGACGATTCAAGAACCTGCTGCTGGGCCTGGTGATCCTGCCGTTTTTCGTCACGTTCCTGATTCGCACATTGGCGTGGAAGACGATCTTGGCTGACGACGGCTGGGTGGTCCACACCCTGGGCACGATCGGGCTGCTGCCGTCCGATGGACGCCTGCTGTCGACCAGTTGGGCGGTGATCGGCGGCCTGACGTACAACTGGATCATCTTCATGATCCTGCCGCTGTACGTCAGCCTGGAGAAGATCGACGCACGCCTGCTGGAGGCCTCCCGCGATCTCTACGCCACCAACCGCAGGATGTTCGGCAAGGTGATCATGCCGTTGGCGATGCCCGGCGTGCTCGCCGGCAGCATGCTGGTGTTCATCCCGTCTGTGGGCGACTTCATCAATGCCGACTACCTCGGGAGCACGCAGACTCGGATGATCGGCAACGTCATTCAGAAGCAGTTCCTGGTCGTCAAGGACTACCCGGTCGCCGCTGCGCTGAGCTTCGTGCTGATGGCACTGATCCTCGTCGGTGTGCTGCTGTACACGAAGGCGCTCGGCACGGAGGACCTCGTATGA